From the genome of Candidatus Buchananbacteria bacterium, one region includes:
- the uvrA gene encoding excinuclease ABC subunit UvrA, which translates to MSKNAEKIVIKGAREHNLKNINAEIPIDQLTVITGLSGSGKSTLAFDTLYAEGQRRYVESLSAYARQFLGLMNKPDVDKITGLSPAISIEQKSISKNPRSTVGTITEIYDYLRLLYARVGVPHCPNCGKLITPQSAEIISEIIQKEKAGSKIQILAPIIRGKKGTYEKLFSDLQQKGFSRIRINGEVKDLDDWEDFKLNKQTKHAIELIVDRLIIKKGVANRLTDSIEVALSEADGLVLVIIGDTERLFSQHNACLDCGISIEELQPRMFSFNSPFGACPQCHGLGFLQQVDRDLVIPNSSLSLAEGAVKPWQTYGEGWRQQLLEGLAEHYKFDLWTPFKDLPEKIQNIILYGSTEDIDFHLTSSKKGSSYSWIGEFEGIIPQIERLYKQTDSEYRRREMEKYMRIGNCQSCQGKRLKPETLAVTINDQNIWDVGQVSIGKLVDFFASLKLNKEQSEIAKLILQEIKNRLQFLVDVGLDYLTLSREARTLSGGEAQRIRLATQIGSELRGVLYILDEPSIGLHQRDNEKLIKTLRHLKDLGNTVIVVEHDEDTILAADYVIDLGPGAGIHGGEITFAGTPEQIKKSKKSITGQYLTGEKKIEVPDKRRRAFDYLEIIGAAQNNLKNIDVKIPLKVFTCVTGVSGSGKSSLINDILYKALYKIFWASTDKPGKHKALKGYGNLDKAIIVDQSPIGRTPRSNPVTYIGVFTLIRDLFAQTPEARLRGYKPGRFSFNVSGGRCEECEGDGVKKIEMHFLPDVYVECEQCKGTRYNHETLEVKYKDKNISQVLNMTVEEALEFFKNVTAIKNKLQTLYDVGLGYIALGQSATTLSGGEAQRIKLTSELSRKGGNTLYILDEPTTGLHFDDVARLLGVLNRLVDKGNSVLVIEHNLDVIKSADWIIDLGPEGGDRGGRIVAEGTPEKIAKCAKWSYTGKYLKKVLG; encoded by the coding sequence ATGTCTAAAAATGCTGAAAAAATTGTAATTAAGGGTGCTCGAGAGCATAACTTAAAGAATATTAATGCTGAAATTCCGATTGACCAGTTGACGGTTATCACCGGTTTGTCTGGTTCTGGTAAATCAACATTAGCTTTTGATACGTTGTACGCCGAAGGTCAGCGGCGGTATGTTGAGAGTTTGTCGGCTTATGCTCGACAATTTTTAGGGTTAATGAATAAACCGGACGTTGATAAAATTACCGGTTTGTCGCCGGCAATCTCAATTGAGCAAAAATCAATTTCAAAAAATCCTCGGTCAACCGTCGGTACGATCACTGAAATTTATGATTACCTTCGTCTCTTGTATGCCAGAGTGGGTGTGCCGCATTGTCCGAACTGCGGCAAATTAATTACGCCTCAGTCAGCAGAGATTATTAGTGAAATAATTCAAAAAGAGAAAGCGGGCTCAAAAATTCAAATTCTAGCGCCGATTATCAGGGGCAAAAAAGGAACATACGAAAAGTTATTTTCTGATTTGCAACAAAAAGGTTTTAGTCGAATTAGAATTAATGGTGAGGTAAAAGATCTTGATGACTGGGAAGATTTCAAGCTTAATAAACAGACCAAGCATGCCATTGAATTAATTGTTGATCGCCTGATTATTAAAAAAGGAGTAGCTAACCGTTTAACTGATTCGATTGAGGTTGCGCTTTCTGAAGCGGACGGCCTAGTCCTAGTGATCATTGGCGACACTGAACGATTGTTTTCTCAGCATAATGCGTGTCTTGATTGCGGTATTTCAATTGAAGAATTACAGCCAAGAATGTTTTCTTTTAATTCGCCATTTGGTGCCTGCCCTCAATGCCATGGGTTAGGTTTTTTGCAGCAGGTTGATCGGGATCTGGTAATACCAAACTCCAGCTTGTCGCTGGCCGAAGGGGCGGTTAAGCCGTGGCAGACTTATGGTGAAGGCTGGCGGCAGCAACTTTTAGAAGGCCTGGCTGAACACTATAAATTTGATTTATGGACACCATTCAAAGATTTGCCGGAAAAAATTCAAAATATTATTTTATATGGTTCAACTGAAGACATTGATTTTCATCTGACGTCAAGCAAAAAAGGATCAAGCTACAGTTGGATTGGTGAGTTTGAAGGTATTATTCCTCAGATTGAGCGGCTTTATAAACAGACTGATTCTGAATATCGTCGTCGAGAAATGGAAAAGTATATGCGAATTGGCAATTGCCAATCGTGTCAAGGTAAGCGGTTAAAGCCTGAAACTTTAGCAGTTACTATAAATGATCAGAACATTTGGGATGTCGGGCAGGTTTCAATCGGCAAGCTGGTTGATTTTTTTGCTAGCCTAAAGCTCAATAAAGAGCAATCAGAAATTGCCAAGTTGATTTTACAGGAAATTAAAAATCGGCTGCAGTTTTTGGTTGACGTCGGGCTTGATTATCTGACTCTGTCACGTGAAGCAAGAACACTTTCCGGGGGAGAAGCTCAACGAATCAGATTGGCCACTCAAATTGGTTCTGAATTGCGAGGAGTTTTATATATTCTTGATGAGCCGTCAATCGGTTTGCACCAGCGTGATAATGAGAAGCTTATTAAAACGCTGCGTCATCTTAAAGACCTTGGCAATACGGTGATTGTTGTTGAACACGATGAAGACACTATTTTAGCAGCCGACTATGTTATTGATTTGGGTCCGGGGGCAGGAATTCATGGCGGCGAGATAACCTTTGCCGGGACTCCAGAGCAGATCAAAAAGAGCAAAAAATCAATCACGGGCCAGTATCTGACGGGTGAAAAGAAGATTGAAGTTCCCGATAAACGGCGTCGGGCGTTTGATTACCTTGAAATTATCGGCGCCGCTCAGAATAATTTGAAGAACATCGATGTTAAAATTCCGTTGAAAGTGTTTACTTGTGTCACCGGGGTGTCTGGTTCCGGCAAAAGTAGTTTAATTAACGATATTTTGTACAAAGCACTGTATAAAATATTTTGGGCCAGCACGGATAAGCCGGGAAAACATAAGGCATTGAAAGGGTATGGCAATTTAGACAAAGCTATTATTGTCGATCAGTCGCCAATTGGTCGGACGCCACGCAGTAATCCCGTGACATACATTGGAGTTTTTACGTTAATTCGTGATTTATTTGCCCAGACTCCCGAGGCAAGGTTGAGGGGCTATAAGCCGGGGCGGTTTAGTTTTAATGTCAGCGGCGGTCGGTGCGAGGAATGCGAAGGAGACGGTGTAAAAAAAATCGAAATGCATTTTTTGCCGGATGTTTATGTTGAATGTGAGCAATGTAAAGGAACACGTTATAATCATGAAACACTTGAAGTGAAATATAAAGACAAAAATATTTCGCAAGTGCTTAATATGACCGTTGAAGAAGCGTTGGAGTTTTTTAAGAATGTCACGGCTATCAAAAATAAACTACAAACTCTTTATGACGTTGGTTTGGGATATATTGCCCTTGGGCAGAGTGCCACTACGCTTTCCGGGGGTGAAGCTCAGCGAATTAAGCTAACTTCTGAATTGTCGCGCAAGGGTGGAAATACGCTATATATTCTTGACGAGCCAACAACCGGGCTTCATTTTGACGATGTTGCCCGACTGCTTGGAGTCTTAAACAGATTGGTTGATAAAGGGAATAGCGTTTTGGTTATTGAACATAATTTGGATGTCATTAAATCAGCCGATTGGATTATTGATTTAGGTCCGGAAGGCGGTGATCGGGGCGGTAGAATTGTGGCCGAGGGTACGCCGGAAAAAATTGCGAAGTGTGCTAAGTGGAGTTATACCGGTAAG